In one Mustela lutreola isolate mMusLut2 chromosome 8, mMusLut2.pri, whole genome shotgun sequence genomic region, the following are encoded:
- the LOC131838291 gene encoding DNA translocase FtsK 1-like isoform X1, producing MGVPPWKSESREDKVGISSLQPSHRAGRQAGGGWLCPDPRADPGPSELCSMPRPAPAHPCIPTGCKLKKSCPAHAFPHWGCCLKAPRWLWPFGQKKRKSTSDDEIGRRLADTRSISLTRRVTVPGSAGAGTGDSGGRPLTLTACLHHRVVQEPEPMQAEPEAAPSEEPEPAPPASTAPEAGMVPAGTSGGDPEPAGGWAPAHSEADSVREELGSAPVPGPAFAMDPAPDNTCASALESAPTPPPEERPEPLLVPTALLHKQLPFVLSPDPGNLQERFVPDVYIFPFCYILILILSLHVLYTIYHLF from the exons ATGGGAGTCCCTCCCTGGAAGTCTGAGTCACGAGAGGACAAGGTCGGAATCAGTTCACTGCAACCTTCCCACAGGGCTGGgagacaggcaggaggagggtggcTTTGCCCGGACCCCAGAGCAGATCCAGGCCCCTCTGAGCTGTGTTCTATGCCCCGCCCAGCCCCCGCTCATCCCTGCATTCCCACGG GCTGCAAGCTGAAGAAATCATGCCCTGCACATGCTTTCCCTCACTGGGGATGTTGTCTTAAGGCTCCCCGATGGCTCTGGCCATTTggccaaaagaagagaaag AGCACTAGTGACGATGAAATAGGAAGGAGGCTGGCGGACACCCGCTCCATCTCCCTGACCAGGAGAGTGACCGTACCGGGCTCTGCAGGAGCAGGGACTGGGGACTCCGGGGGAAGGCCGCTGACACTGACTGCGTGCCTACACCACCGCGTGGTCCAGGAGCCGGAGCCCATGCAGGCCGAGCCTGAGG CTGCTCCGTCGGAGGAGCCAGAGCCGGCCCCACCTGCATCCACAGCTCCAGAGGCGGGGATGGTGCCTGCAGGGACTTCAGGAGGAGACCCGGAGCCAGCAGGTGGCTGGGCACCTGCCCACAGCGAGGCTGACTCTGTCCGGGAAGAGCTGGGGTCTGCCCCTGTCCCGGGGCCTGCCTTTGCTATGGATCCTGCCCCTGACAACACCTGtgcctctgctctggaatccgCCCCTACTCCTCCTCCTGAGGAGCGCCCAGAGCCCCTTCTGGTGCCCACAGCCTTGCTCCACAAACAGTTACCCTTTGTTCTATCCCCCGACCCTGGCAACCTGCAGGAACGTTTTGTGCCCGACGtgtacatttttcctttctgctaCATACTGATTTTGATTTTGTCTTTACATGTTCTGTATActatttatcatttgttttaa
- the LOC131838291 gene encoding splicing factor, proline- and glutamine-rich-like isoform X3: MEQRSTSDDEIGRRLADTRSISLTRRVTVPGSAGAGTGDSGGRPLTLTACLHHRVVQEPEPMQAEPEAAPSEEPEPAPPASTAPEAGMVPAGTSGGDPEPAGGWAPAHSEADSVREELGSAPVPGPAFAMDPAPDNTCASALESAPTPPPEERPEPLLVPTALLHKQLPFVLSPDPGNLQERFVPDVYIFPFCYILILILSLHVLYTIYHLF; encoded by the exons ATGGAGcagagg AGCACTAGTGACGATGAAATAGGAAGGAGGCTGGCGGACACCCGCTCCATCTCCCTGACCAGGAGAGTGACCGTACCGGGCTCTGCAGGAGCAGGGACTGGGGACTCCGGGGGAAGGCCGCTGACACTGACTGCGTGCCTACACCACCGCGTGGTCCAGGAGCCGGAGCCCATGCAGGCCGAGCCTGAGG CTGCTCCGTCGGAGGAGCCAGAGCCGGCCCCACCTGCATCCACAGCTCCAGAGGCGGGGATGGTGCCTGCAGGGACTTCAGGAGGAGACCCGGAGCCAGCAGGTGGCTGGGCACCTGCCCACAGCGAGGCTGACTCTGTCCGGGAAGAGCTGGGGTCTGCCCCTGTCCCGGGGCCTGCCTTTGCTATGGATCCTGCCCCTGACAACACCTGtgcctctgctctggaatccgCCCCTACTCCTCCTCCTGAGGAGCGCCCAGAGCCCCTTCTGGTGCCCACAGCCTTGCTCCACAAACAGTTACCCTTTGTTCTATCCCCCGACCCTGGCAACCTGCAGGAACGTTTTGTGCCCGACGtgtacatttttcctttctgctaCATACTGATTTTGATTTTGTCTTTACATGTTCTGTATActatttatcatttgttttaa
- the LOC131838291 gene encoding ral guanine nucleotide dissociation stimulator-like isoform X2, with protein MWGRVHTYSSAASSGPASGGEGCKLKKSCPAHAFPHWGCCLKAPRWLWPFGQKKRKSTSDDEIGRRLADTRSISLTRRVTVPGSAGAGTGDSGGRPLTLTACLHHRVVQEPEPMQAEPEAAPSEEPEPAPPASTAPEAGMVPAGTSGGDPEPAGGWAPAHSEADSVREELGSAPVPGPAFAMDPAPDNTCASALESAPTPPPEERPEPLLVPTALLHKQLPFVLSPDPGNLQERFVPDVYIFPFCYILILILSLHVLYTIYHLF; from the exons GCTGCAAGCTGAAGAAATCATGCCCTGCACATGCTTTCCCTCACTGGGGATGTTGTCTTAAGGCTCCCCGATGGCTCTGGCCATTTggccaaaagaagagaaag AGCACTAGTGACGATGAAATAGGAAGGAGGCTGGCGGACACCCGCTCCATCTCCCTGACCAGGAGAGTGACCGTACCGGGCTCTGCAGGAGCAGGGACTGGGGACTCCGGGGGAAGGCCGCTGACACTGACTGCGTGCCTACACCACCGCGTGGTCCAGGAGCCGGAGCCCATGCAGGCCGAGCCTGAGG CTGCTCCGTCGGAGGAGCCAGAGCCGGCCCCACCTGCATCCACAGCTCCAGAGGCGGGGATGGTGCCTGCAGGGACTTCAGGAGGAGACCCGGAGCCAGCAGGTGGCTGGGCACCTGCCCACAGCGAGGCTGACTCTGTCCGGGAAGAGCTGGGGTCTGCCCCTGTCCCGGGGCCTGCCTTTGCTATGGATCCTGCCCCTGACAACACCTGtgcctctgctctggaatccgCCCCTACTCCTCCTCCTGAGGAGCGCCCAGAGCCCCTTCTGGTGCCCACAGCCTTGCTCCACAAACAGTTACCCTTTGTTCTATCCCCCGACCCTGGCAACCTGCAGGAACGTTTTGTGCCCGACGtgtacatttttcctttctgctaCATACTGATTTTGATTTTGTCTTTACATGTTCTGTATActatttatcatttgttttaa
- the LOC131838291 gene encoding splicing factor, proline- and glutamine-rich-like isoform X4: MLSLTGDVVLRLPDGSGHLAKRRERRVTVPGSAGAGTGDSGGRPLTLTACLHHRVVQEPEPMQAEPEAAPSEEPEPAPPASTAPEAGMVPAGTSGGDPEPAGGWAPAHSEADSVREELGSAPVPGPAFAMDPAPDNTCASALESAPTPPPEERPEPLLVPTALLHKQLPFVLSPDPGNLQERFVPDVYIFPFCYILILILSLHVLYTIYHLF; encoded by the exons ATGCTTTCCCTCACTGGGGATGTTGTCTTAAGGCTCCCCGATGGCTCTGGCCATTTggccaaaagaagagaaag GAGAGTGACCGTACCGGGCTCTGCAGGAGCAGGGACTGGGGACTCCGGGGGAAGGCCGCTGACACTGACTGCGTGCCTACACCACCGCGTGGTCCAGGAGCCGGAGCCCATGCAGGCCGAGCCTGAGG CTGCTCCGTCGGAGGAGCCAGAGCCGGCCCCACCTGCATCCACAGCTCCAGAGGCGGGGATGGTGCCTGCAGGGACTTCAGGAGGAGACCCGGAGCCAGCAGGTGGCTGGGCACCTGCCCACAGCGAGGCTGACTCTGTCCGGGAAGAGCTGGGGTCTGCCCCTGTCCCGGGGCCTGCCTTTGCTATGGATCCTGCCCCTGACAACACCTGtgcctctgctctggaatccgCCCCTACTCCTCCTCCTGAGGAGCGCCCAGAGCCCCTTCTGGTGCCCACAGCCTTGCTCCACAAACAGTTACCCTTTGTTCTATCCCCCGACCCTGGCAACCTGCAGGAACGTTTTGTGCCCGACGtgtacatttttcctttctgctaCATACTGATTTTGATTTTGTCTTTACATGTTCTGTATActatttatcatttgttttaa